One window of Eisenibacter elegans DSM 3317 genomic DNA carries:
- a CDS encoding tetratricopeptide repeat protein codes for MSVTTNTSSSTHHQNTSELIAKVDTLVEQSWNARGVNIQASEKYAREALDISLQIPYPRGEAFALTHIAFSEYYRYGQLKQALATVQQAVDIFEALQDNEGLASALGVMGSIYRAAGDFNRGFQLIVKATSLNFGSNRERWQAWGFYLLGDFYLELQNYREAKKYLQQAFDAAKAVDDGVGQASSLIGKGIALFQLESIPRRR; via the coding sequence ATGTCTGTAACCACCAATACTTCGTCTTCTACCCACCATCAAAATACTAGTGAGCTGATAGCCAAGGTGGATACGCTCGTAGAGCAGTCTTGGAATGCACGTGGTGTCAATATTCAAGCATCGGAAAAATATGCCCGTGAGGCGCTTGATATCAGTCTACAAATTCCCTACCCTAGAGGGGAAGCCTTTGCCCTGACACATATTGCTTTCTCCGAATATTATAGATATGGCCAGCTCAAACAAGCCCTAGCTACTGTACAACAAGCCGTAGATATTTTTGAAGCCCTCCAAGACAACGAGGGTTTGGCCTCCGCCCTAGGGGTCATGGGCAGCATCTACCGTGCAGCCGGCGACTTTAACAGAGGCTTTCAGCTAATTGTCAAAGCCACCTCCCTAAATTTTGGGTCCAATCGCGAACGCTGGCAAGCTTGGGGCTTCTACCTCTTAGGCGATTTTTACCTTGAATTACAAAACTACCGCGAAGCCAAAAAATACCTCCAACAAGCCTTTGATGCTGCCAAAGCCGTAGATGATGGTGTAGGGCAAGCTTCGTCCCTCATTGGCAAGGGAATCGCATTGTTCCAATTAGAGAGCATACCGAGGAGGCGCTAA
- a CDS encoding glycosyltransferase, with translation MAVALFFIVFYGLVAYWLFIQGYMLSKLRQWQHLAPQLPYLPKVSILIAVRNEAHTLKRCLAALAALTYPQKRLEIWIANDASEDETAQLLRSDLSQAPHFRVLTLPRPSAGDKLKGKARALAALTAVAQGEVWLFTDADVAVPPDWVQHMVAPVLHERADIVTGFTQIDSSSGWRVAWQQWDWARAQLQIAAAAAMGIPLTTMGNNMALAAGAYRKYGGWETLPFSVAEDWALFRAWVNKGARFRHLIADDIQAVTLPEPSYKNLLAQRRRWAVAALHSPWYVRLLLGMILLQPLVWLWLLWLYWPAALALAMLQWLYWQQLFARHTKLGFAPWGAITYWPYQAFLPWRLLWSHLCRRPVVWKGRYYAPGTTP, from the coding sequence ATGGCAGTAGCGCTATTTTTCATTGTTTTTTATGGCTTGGTGGCTTATTGGTTGTTTATTCAGGGATATATGCTGTCTAAGCTACGCCAATGGCAACACCTAGCGCCACAACTGCCCTACCTGCCCAAGGTGTCTATCTTGATAGCTGTGCGCAACGAAGCTCACACCCTCAAGCGTTGTTTGGCGGCGTTGGCAGCCCTGACTTATCCTCAGAAACGCCTAGAAATTTGGATTGCCAATGATGCTTCTGAAGACGAAACAGCGCAATTGTTGAGAAGCGACCTGAGCCAAGCCCCTCATTTTCGGGTATTGACCTTGCCCCGACCTAGTGCCGGCGACAAGCTCAAAGGCAAAGCACGGGCCTTGGCTGCCCTAACGGCGGTTGCGCAAGGAGAGGTATGGTTGTTTACGGACGCTGATGTGGCCGTACCTCCTGATTGGGTACAACACATGGTTGCCCCCGTCTTACACGAACGCGCCGATATCGTTACGGGATTCACCCAGATTGACAGCAGCAGTGGCTGGCGTGTTGCTTGGCAACAGTGGGATTGGGCCAGAGCACAACTACAAATCGCTGCGGCTGCCGCCATGGGGATTCCACTCACTACAATGGGCAACAATATGGCGTTGGCCGCAGGGGCTTATCGGAAATATGGGGGATGGGAGACGCTTCCTTTTTCGGTAGCCGAAGACTGGGCCTTGTTTCGGGCTTGGGTCAATAAAGGAGCACGATTTAGGCACTTGATAGCGGATGATATTCAGGCGGTTACCCTACCAGAGCCAAGCTATAAAAATCTATTGGCACAACGCCGCCGTTGGGCTGTTGCTGCCCTTCATAGTCCGTGGTATGTGCGGCTATTGTTGGGAATGATTTTATTACAGCCCTTGGTGTGGTTGTGGCTGTTATGGCTGTATTGGCCGGCTGCCTTGGCGCTGGCGATGCTACAGTGGTTATATTGGCAACAGCTATTTGCCCGGCATACAAAGTTAGGCTTTGCCCCCTGGGGTGCCATCACCTACTGGCCTTACCAAGCTTTTTTGCCTTGGCGGTTGTTGTGGAGTCATTTGTGCCGCCGCCCAGTAGTTTGGAAAGGGCGCTATTACGCGCCTGGCACTACACCTTGA
- a CDS encoding vWA domain-containing protein — MPTQFKFALQHSPWLLLLCLGLAIAYAWLLYSAKAPWSAGLNRALAGVRGVVVFVILVLLLLNPLILQRSYQAERATVVLAIDNSASLALVHSPAFLDSLRRQLNALEQRLKGANIDTDIQLLTSSELPKGFAWDSLRFDGQETNLQKMLRQVQNNYENRNLDKVVLLSDGIHNQGLSPAFVQYPFPIYSVGLGDPTPKRDIRLATILANKIAYQGNRFPIVAEVAHNGYTEREVQVYLSQQGRVIDRKTVRLGDDEGLSQVTLYAEAAQKGMQRYTVSVNVLPGEFNKENNSRDVYVEVIDGREKILIAAAAPHPDLKALRAALANKDNYSLEIYIPGVTPEPKEARYDLVVLHQIPNRFGRGNELIKRYEQSARWFILGTQSDVNTFNQQKLGLRIDGRMGQVDKVTPALNAQFSLFTLEATQAERLRKYPPLTVPFGEYTLTGEAQVLLYQRVGNIETEKPLLLLNNTGEKPVGILTGDGLWQWRMEEFDLSDNHEAVDELLTKTVQLLTTKEDKRRLRVYPTDNEFYDFQKISFETELYNAIYERVYDTKISLTITDEEGQQRRYNYTPTAGNTRFDISSLPKGVYRYAASANVQGKTETVGGEFVVKSVQLESIQTTADHALLQQLSDNSGGAFFAPQAFEQLAQALIENRKPDLLHSSASQQSLIHWYWLFGLFLALLTLEWVLRKYQGGY, encoded by the coding sequence ATGCCTACCCAATTTAAGTTTGCCCTACAACATTCCCCTTGGTTATTGTTGCTCTGCTTGGGGCTGGCCATTGCCTATGCGTGGCTGCTCTACAGTGCCAAAGCGCCTTGGTCGGCAGGGTTGAACAGGGCCTTGGCAGGGGTGCGCGGGGTAGTGGTTTTTGTGATTTTGGTTTTGCTGCTGCTCAATCCGCTGATTTTGCAACGCAGCTATCAGGCCGAGCGGGCAACGGTCGTACTGGCGATAGACAACTCGGCTTCCTTGGCCTTGGTACACAGTCCGGCGTTTTTGGACAGCCTCCGGCGGCAGCTCAACGCGCTGGAGCAAAGGCTCAAAGGGGCAAATATCGATACAGATATTCAGTTATTGACTAGCAGCGAGCTACCGAAGGGCTTTGCTTGGGACAGCCTGCGCTTCGACGGACAGGAAACGAACCTGCAAAAAATGTTGCGCCAAGTGCAAAACAACTACGAAAACCGTAACCTTGACAAGGTCGTGCTGCTGTCGGATGGCATTCATAATCAAGGGCTTTCGCCGGCTTTTGTGCAGTATCCGTTCCCGATTTATAGTGTTGGCTTGGGCGACCCCACCCCTAAGCGCGACATCCGCCTGGCCACAATTTTGGCCAATAAGATTGCCTATCAGGGCAACCGCTTCCCGATAGTGGCCGAAGTGGCACATAATGGCTATACCGAGCGGGAGGTGCAGGTCTATTTGTCGCAGCAGGGGCGTGTGATAGACCGCAAGACCGTGCGCCTGGGCGATGACGAAGGCCTGAGCCAAGTAACCCTGTATGCAGAGGCGGCACAAAAGGGAATGCAGCGTTATACGGTATCGGTCAATGTATTGCCGGGGGAGTTTAACAAAGAAAACAACAGCCGCGACGTGTATGTAGAAGTGATAGACGGACGCGAAAAGATACTCATTGCGGCGGCGGCTCCCCACCCTGACCTCAAGGCGCTGCGGGCTGCGCTGGCCAATAAGGACAATTACAGCCTCGAAATCTACATCCCCGGCGTTACGCCCGAGCCGAAAGAAGCCCGCTACGACTTGGTGGTGTTGCACCAAATACCCAACCGTTTTGGGCGGGGGAATGAGCTGATAAAGCGCTACGAGCAGAGTGCGCGTTGGTTTATCCTAGGTACACAGAGCGATGTCAATACCTTTAACCAACAAAAACTGGGGCTGCGGATTGATGGGCGTATGGGGCAGGTAGACAAGGTAACGCCAGCGCTGAATGCGCAGTTTAGCTTGTTTACCCTAGAGGCTACCCAAGCTGAGAGGCTGCGCAAGTATCCGCCGCTGACTGTGCCTTTTGGAGAATATACCCTTACGGGAGAGGCGCAGGTACTGCTTTATCAGCGTGTGGGCAATATCGAAACAGAAAAGCCGCTGCTATTGCTCAACAATACGGGCGAAAAGCCGGTGGGCATCTTGACCGGCGACGGCCTCTGGCAGTGGCGGATGGAGGAGTTTGACCTGAGCGACAACCACGAAGCGGTGGACGAGCTGCTGACCAAGACGGTACAACTGCTGACGACCAAGGAAGACAAGCGCCGCCTGAGGGTATACCCTACGGACAATGAGTTTTATGATTTTCAAAAAATCAGCTTCGAGACCGAGCTGTACAATGCCATCTATGAGCGGGTATATGATACCAAAATAAGCCTGACCATCACGGATGAGGAGGGCCAACAGCGCCGCTACAACTATACCCCCACTGCGGGCAATACCCGCTTTGATATCAGCAGCCTGCCCAAAGGGGTGTATCGCTATGCGGCCTCGGCCAATGTGCAGGGCAAGACCGAAACGGTAGGAGGGGAGTTTGTGGTCAAGTCGGTGCAGCTCGAATCTATCCAAACGACTGCCGACCACGCCTTGCTCCAACAACTCTCCGACAATAGCGGAGGGGCGTTTTTTGCCCCGCAAGCCTTTGAGCAATTAGCCCAAGCCCTCATCGAAAACCGCAAGCCGGACTTGCTCCACAGCAGTGCCTCCCAACAATCACTCATCCACTGGTATTGGCTCTTCGGGCTTTTCTTGGCGCTGTTGACGCTAGAGTGGGTGCTGCGCAAATACCAAGGGGGGTATTGA
- a CDS encoding T9SS type A sorting domain-containing protein, producing MKYYITKASTTVLLLLGLWLRVTTLWAQCEIEVESSNNYKVHISLNPTQINPASSSCAFGYNYTVSVAYDVSFSGPGVPAAGVWTLQGTVSCATSGQSHFFNLPNNGGTGTSVSANSYYNGTDCNTTTIASMGCDAIALQINGPGISNRTITCNIEPLPITLLNFYAFAEGNEAVKLQWTTSSEKNNAYFSIEHSLDMQQWQTILTKEGAGNTQAIRRYEAQTQHFAPGRINYYRLKQTDFDGQSTQTEAVAVSMERMPVVVSVYPNPMREQITIDLGRTYTQPVKAKLTDMQGQVIREWVLEEAQTTKPVGDLRSGVYLLSIYTPEGWEHIKLLKV from the coding sequence ATGAAATATTACATCACCAAAGCCTCGACAACAGTGCTTTTGTTATTGGGTTTGTGGCTGCGTGTTACCACCCTGTGGGCACAATGTGAGATAGAGGTTGAGTCAAGCAACAATTACAAAGTCCATATATCGCTCAATCCCACACAGATAAACCCCGCTAGCAGTTCTTGTGCTTTTGGATACAACTACACCGTAAGTGTTGCCTATGATGTCAGCTTTAGTGGCCCTGGTGTGCCTGCTGCCGGGGTGTGGACATTACAAGGGACTGTAAGCTGCGCTACTAGTGGGCAGAGCCATTTTTTCAACTTGCCCAATAACGGAGGGACAGGGACTTCGGTTTCGGCCAATAGCTATTACAACGGGACAGACTGCAATACGACCACCATTGCCAGTATGGGGTGTGATGCGATTGCGTTGCAAATCAATGGACCGGGAATCTCCAACCGAACCATCACTTGCAATATCGAGCCATTGCCCATTACACTGCTCAATTTTTATGCTTTTGCCGAAGGCAATGAGGCCGTCAAGCTACAATGGACAACAAGCTCCGAAAAAAACAACGCTTATTTCAGCATCGAGCACAGCCTCGATATGCAACAATGGCAAACCATACTGACCAAGGAGGGAGCCGGCAACACACAGGCTATCCGGCGGTATGAAGCACAAACACAGCACTTTGCGCCGGGGCGTATCAATTATTATCGCCTCAAACAAACGGACTTCGACGGTCAGAGTACACAGACGGAGGCCGTGGCAGTATCAATGGAGCGGATGCCTGTGGTGGTCAGCGTATACCCCAACCCTATGCGCGAACAAATCACTATAGACTTAGGGAGAACCTATACACAGCCCGTAAAGGCCAAATTGACAGATATGCAGGGTCAGGTGATACGGGAGTGGGTATTGGAAGAAGCACAAACAACAAAGCCTGTCGGAGATTTGCGCTCAGGGGTCTACCTACTGAGTATCTATACCCCTGAGGGCTGGGAACATATCAAACTACTCAAGGTGTAG
- a CDS encoding mannose-1-phosphate guanylyltransferase, whose protein sequence is MTNANYYVVIMAGGTGTRLWPYSRQEHPKQFHDFLDSGQSLLQATAERFRSICPDSNILVVTSLAYKERILAQLPFLSESQVLTEPFKRNTAPCIAYASYKIRQQDPDALIVVTPVDQIILEEARFHHILQQALTQAALHPVLLTLGVKPSRPDTGFGYIQFVEGDDEICKVKTFTEKPPQELAEKFLESGDFVWNAGIFVWRVSAIIQALETHLVEIAENFVEALPHFGTAQEAEAIETAYTKCKSISIDYGVMEKADNVYVITGDFGWRDLGTWKSVYEVLPKDKHGNVSSGTIQLYETKNTLVKAPKDRLVVIQGLDDYIVTEFDNVLLICKKDQEQRVREFVEDARKRGEGFV, encoded by the coding sequence ATGACAAATGCCAACTACTATGTAGTGATTATGGCCGGTGGTACGGGTACGCGCCTATGGCCATATAGCCGGCAAGAACACCCCAAACAATTTCACGATTTTTTGGACAGTGGGCAATCATTATTACAGGCTACTGCTGAGCGCTTCCGAAGTATTTGCCCCGATAGCAATATCTTGGTCGTAACGAGTCTGGCATACAAAGAACGTATCTTGGCGCAATTGCCTTTTTTGTCTGAAAGCCAAGTGCTTACAGAGCCATTCAAGCGCAATACCGCGCCCTGTATCGCCTATGCCTCCTACAAAATACGCCAACAAGACCCCGATGCACTGATAGTTGTTACGCCAGTAGACCAAATCATCTTGGAAGAGGCGCGGTTTCACCATATCTTACAGCAAGCCCTCACACAGGCTGCCCTACACCCTGTTTTGCTGACTTTGGGCGTAAAACCCAGCCGCCCCGACACGGGCTTTGGCTATATTCAGTTTGTTGAGGGGGATGATGAGATTTGCAAAGTCAAAACATTTACCGAAAAGCCCCCGCAAGAGCTGGCCGAAAAATTCCTAGAAAGTGGCGACTTTGTCTGGAACGCCGGCATCTTTGTCTGGCGTGTGTCGGCCATCATACAAGCCCTCGAAACCCATCTGGTCGAAATAGCCGAAAACTTTGTAGAAGCCCTGCCTCACTTTGGTACAGCACAGGAAGCCGAGGCCATCGAAACGGCCTATACCAAGTGCAAGAGCATCTCGATTGATTATGGGGTGATGGAAAAAGCCGACAATGTCTATGTCATTACCGGCGACTTTGGCTGGCGCGACTTAGGTACCTGGAAGTCTGTGTACGAAGTCTTGCCCAAGGACAAACACGGCAATGTCAGCTCCGGAACCATACAACTGTATGAAACCAAAAATACGCTCGTCAAAGCACCCAAAGACCGCCTAGTGGTCATCCAAGGCTTGGATGATTACATCGTAACCGAGTTTGATAATGTCCTACTCATCTGCAAAAAAGACCAAGAGCAGCGCGTCAGAGAGTTTGTAGAAGACGCTCGCAAACGCGGCGAAGGGTTTGTGTAA
- the recQ gene encoding DNA helicase RecQ: MMLTDSVNLKKVLKEVFGYSQFRGEQERIIQSILAGKNTFVIMPTGAGKSMCYQLPAIVSEGVAIVISPLIALMKNQVDQLNSVGVQAQFLNSTLSKAEITKVKKDVLAGTTKLLYVAPESLTKETNLTFLQQAQISFIAIDEAHCISEWGHDFRPEYRKIRNIIDTIGDLPIIALTATATPKVQQDILRNLRMEEATIVQTSFNRSNLYYEVRPKTAAKKELIKYLKSQKGKSGIIYCLSRKKVEEIAEFLRVNDIRALPYHAGLESQVRMQNQDAFLNEDADVIVATIAFGMGIDKPDVRFVIHYDAPKSIEGYYQETGRAGRDGLEADCIMFYNPADIQKLEKFNKDKPVTERDNARHLLQEMMAYATSGICRRRQLLYYFGEKMEKDCGYCNNCKNPTERFKVKEEMVMALKAIQQTKQKFAAQHISDVLTATMNDYIESYGHDQLEVYGQGQEQTPEFWLSLLRQAVFFDLIEKDVDNYGVLKLCAKGEAFINDPYTLQLCEGYDYSKLTEEEAEEEKEIGSANQSTKAYDPVLYDLLKAQRKRVAKSKNLPPYVIFQDPSLEEMATTYPTTAEELAQINGVGMGKVQKFGKSFLELISKYVEEHDIETASEVVIKSTVNKSKIKIFIIQQIDRRIDLEEIAEARGLSFDALLSEIEHICYSGTKLNLDYYIDQVIEQDRQDEIFEYFLSSETDHIPTAIATLGEDEFSEEELRLMRIKFLSELAN; this comes from the coding sequence ATGATGTTGACCGACAGTGTAAACCTGAAAAAAGTACTAAAAGAGGTTTTTGGCTACAGCCAATTCCGAGGAGAGCAAGAAAGAATTATTCAAAGCATTCTTGCTGGTAAGAATACCTTTGTGATTATGCCCACTGGTGCGGGCAAGTCGATGTGTTATCAGTTGCCGGCGATTGTATCTGAAGGGGTGGCCATCGTTATTTCGCCACTGATAGCGTTGATGAAAAACCAAGTTGACCAGCTCAACAGTGTTGGGGTTCAGGCTCAATTTCTCAACTCTACGCTGAGCAAGGCTGAGATTACCAAGGTGAAGAAAGATGTCTTGGCTGGCACTACCAAGCTGCTTTATGTAGCGCCCGAATCGCTGACCAAAGAAACCAATCTGACCTTCTTGCAGCAGGCTCAAATCTCTTTTATTGCTATCGATGAGGCGCACTGTATCTCAGAATGGGGGCACGATTTCCGCCCCGAATACCGCAAAATCCGCAATATTATTGACACTATCGGGGACTTACCCATCATTGCCCTTACGGCTACAGCCACGCCCAAAGTACAACAAGATATTTTGCGCAACCTACGGATGGAGGAGGCGACGATTGTCCAGACTTCCTTCAACCGCTCCAACCTATACTATGAAGTACGCCCCAAGACCGCTGCCAAAAAGGAGCTGATTAAATACCTCAAGTCGCAAAAGGGCAAATCGGGCATTATCTACTGCCTCAGCCGTAAAAAAGTAGAAGAGATTGCGGAGTTCTTGCGTGTCAACGATATTCGGGCATTGCCCTACCACGCCGGCTTGGAGTCTCAGGTGCGGATGCAAAACCAAGATGCCTTCCTCAATGAGGATGCCGATGTGATTGTGGCGACTATCGCCTTTGGGATGGGTATCGATAAGCCCGATGTACGCTTTGTCATCCACTATGACGCGCCCAAGTCGATTGAAGGGTATTACCAAGAAACGGGGCGCGCTGGGCGCGATGGCCTAGAGGCCGACTGTATTATGTTTTATAACCCGGCGGATATCCAAAAACTAGAAAAATTCAACAAAGACAAACCCGTTACGGAGCGTGATAATGCCCGCCACCTGCTCCAAGAGATGATGGCCTATGCTACTTCGGGTATCTGCCGCCGCCGTCAATTGCTTTATTATTTTGGGGAGAAAATGGAGAAGGATTGCGGCTATTGCAACAACTGTAAGAACCCCACAGAACGCTTTAAGGTAAAAGAAGAAATGGTGATGGCGCTCAAGGCCATCCAACAAACCAAACAAAAGTTTGCCGCCCAACACATCAGTGATGTGCTTACCGCTACGATGAACGACTACATCGAGAGCTACGGCCATGACCAACTTGAGGTCTATGGCCAAGGCCAAGAGCAGACACCGGAGTTTTGGCTCTCGCTCCTCAGGCAGGCGGTATTTTTTGACCTCATCGAAAAAGATGTGGACAATTACGGAGTGCTCAAGCTTTGCGCCAAGGGAGAGGCCTTTATCAATGATCCTTATACCTTGCAATTGTGCGAAGGCTACGACTATTCGAAGCTCACCGAAGAGGAGGCCGAAGAGGAAAAAGAAATCGGCAGTGCCAACCAAAGCACCAAAGCCTATGACCCAGTGTTGTATGATTTGCTCAAGGCGCAGCGCAAACGTGTAGCCAAAAGCAAAAACTTGCCCCCATATGTCATTTTCCAAGACCCTTCGCTCGAAGAAATGGCAACTACATACCCAACTACTGCCGAAGAGCTGGCGCAAATCAACGGCGTAGGGATGGGAAAAGTCCAGAAGTTTGGCAAGTCTTTCTTAGAACTGATTAGCAAATATGTAGAAGAACACGACATCGAGACCGCCTCGGAGGTGGTTATCAAATCGACGGTCAATAAGTCTAAAATCAAAATCTTTATCATCCAACAGATTGACCGTCGCATAGATCTCGAAGAAATTGCTGAAGCAAGGGGCCTCTCCTTTGATGCACTCCTAAGCGAAATCGAGCATATTTGCTACTCCGGCACGAAGCTGAATTTGGACTATTATATCGACCAAGTCATAGAACAGGACCGCCAAGACGAAATATTTGAGTATTTCCTCAGCTCCGAGACAGACCATATCCCTACGGCCATTGCCACATTAGGGGAAGATGAGTTTAGTGAGGAAGAGCTGCGATTGATGCGCATCAAGTTCTTGTCAGAACTAGCAAACTAA
- a CDS encoding glycosyltransferase family 4 protein has translation MFFLQQQHPALFAAFDVYPSAKGSATHIYHNAEALFAYAGGGWLAVLGDERLADYQREFNPQSVEITRFSQPIDNYLRRGQAYSDALLQTLAEQKGLRLAHFRDIWGGLPILLHKSRSQAPYKTVFEVNGLPSIELPYRYPQLPQSTLAKLGQMEQYCLQQADAVIVPSEVIRQNLLRMGLSAQKVSVISNGAEVPEDFQRLAAMPERYAIYFGALQPWQGVDTLLKAFQYLEDIPDIKLVICASSKAKQTRPYQKLVRRLGLTERIIWQYRLKKRPLYNWVHFAEFSVAPLKDCSRNLAQGCCPLKVLESMAVGTPVIASDMPAVREIIPSASLGQLVRADRPAVLARAMRLWFDQPPHTRQMGAATRQHIQKHYTWEQKKAELQALYRQLLA, from the coding sequence ATGTTTTTTTTGCAACAACAACACCCTGCGCTTTTTGCCGCCTTCGATGTGTACCCTTCGGCCAAAGGCTCTGCTACCCATATCTACCACAATGCCGAGGCGCTTTTTGCCTATGCTGGTGGGGGCTGGCTGGCAGTTTTGGGAGATGAGCGTTTGGCCGATTATCAGCGCGAATTCAATCCCCAGTCGGTAGAAATCACTCGGTTTTCGCAGCCTATAGACAATTACCTCCGTCGTGGGCAGGCGTATAGCGACGCGCTCCTACAGACCTTGGCCGAGCAAAAAGGCCTGCGATTGGCGCATTTTCGCGATATTTGGGGTGGCTTACCTATTTTGTTGCACAAAAGCCGCAGCCAAGCCCCTTACAAAACTGTCTTTGAGGTCAATGGGCTGCCTTCCATTGAATTGCCCTATCGCTACCCCCAGCTCCCCCAGAGCACCTTGGCCAAGCTGGGGCAAATGGAGCAATACTGCTTACAACAGGCTGATGCAGTGATAGTACCGTCAGAAGTTATTCGCCAAAACCTCTTACGAATGGGGCTAAGCGCACAGAAGGTCAGTGTCATCAGCAATGGTGCTGAAGTACCAGAAGATTTCCAGCGACTTGCGGCTATGCCGGAGCGCTATGCGATTTATTTTGGGGCTTTGCAGCCTTGGCAAGGAGTCGATACCTTGCTCAAAGCATTTCAATATTTAGAAGATATTCCTGACATAAAACTGGTGATTTGCGCTTCTTCAAAAGCCAAACAAACACGGCCCTATCAGAAACTTGTCCGCCGGCTGGGGCTTACAGAGCGCATAATCTGGCAATATCGCCTCAAAAAGCGCCCGCTGTATAATTGGGTACACTTTGCGGAGTTTTCCGTTGCGCCACTCAAAGACTGTAGCCGCAATCTGGCCCAAGGTTGTTGCCCGCTCAAGGTCTTAGAATCGATGGCTGTGGGCACACCAGTGATTGCTTCGGATATGCCAGCCGTGCGTGAGATTATCCCCTCGGCTTCCTTAGGGCAGTTGGTTCGCGCCGACCGGCCGGCTGTTTTGGCCCGAGCAATGCGTCTCTGGTTTGATCAACCCCCACACACAAGGCAGATGGGCGCGGCCACACGCCAACACATCCAAAAACACTACACCTGGGAGCAAAAAAAAGCAGAGCTTCAGGCCCTATACCGGCAACTTTTGGCCTAA
- a CDS encoding SpoIIE family protein phosphatase yields MPNSEARAFNELGVAYQQLQDYHRAEEFLQLGLAIRRHYQNQQGVITSLLNLGELYTVLGKYETAESYLSESLTLADKVKIKAKIQRAHQLLAQLYKAQGRLAQALEAYEQYMEVKTAFMKEEQRLQMDNLRAVFQVEQAKQDAEIERLKTVEIRQAYAKIESQNKHILDSIRYAERIQRAILPPVKYIQNYSDNAFIYYQPKDIVSGDFYWISEVAPNETCEHWRVVIAAIDCTGHGVPGAFMVVMAHGLLNDIVRNQGITAPAKILATLDQKVVEYLHQQEDKTNHDGMDMAVMVFDFNQQTLQFAGAKNPLYIVRNQEISSIKGSPYPIGGTQYGQKQFEEHTLQLLPEDTYYIVTDGFQDQFGGAENRKFLKSNFRNLLLSISQLPIPEQQAALKQTFEQWKGSQEQTDDVLVIGVKV; encoded by the coding sequence GTGCCTAATTCTGAAGCCCGCGCCTTTAATGAATTGGGCGTGGCCTACCAACAACTTCAGGATTACCATCGCGCAGAAGAGTTTTTGCAACTGGGGCTGGCTATCCGCAGGCATTACCAAAATCAACAAGGGGTCATCACTTCCTTACTCAACTTAGGAGAACTGTATACCGTATTGGGGAAATACGAAACAGCAGAGAGTTACCTCTCAGAAAGCCTCACCCTAGCCGATAAGGTAAAAATAAAAGCCAAAATCCAACGAGCGCATCAACTCCTAGCGCAACTCTACAAAGCACAAGGCCGCCTTGCACAAGCACTAGAAGCCTATGAGCAGTATATGGAGGTCAAAACGGCTTTTATGAAAGAAGAGCAGCGCCTGCAAATGGACAATCTGAGGGCTGTATTTCAAGTAGAACAGGCCAAACAAGACGCAGAAATTGAGCGGCTGAAGACTGTTGAAATCCGACAGGCATACGCCAAAATAGAATCGCAAAACAAGCATATTTTGGATAGCATCCGCTACGCCGAGCGCATCCAACGGGCTATCCTGCCGCCGGTCAAGTATATTCAAAACTACTCTGACAACGCCTTTATTTATTATCAACCCAAGGACATCGTATCAGGAGATTTTTATTGGATCAGTGAAGTAGCACCTAATGAAACGTGTGAACATTGGCGCGTTGTGATTGCAGCCATCGATTGTACTGGCCACGGTGTGCCGGGGGCGTTTATGGTGGTGATGGCTCACGGGCTGCTCAACGACATCGTCCGAAACCAAGGAATTACAGCTCCTGCCAAAATTTTGGCAACGCTTGACCAAAAAGTAGTCGAATATCTACACCAACAAGAAGATAAAACCAACCACGATGGGATGGATATGGCCGTAATGGTATTTGATTTTAATCAACAAACCTTACAATTTGCTGGTGCCAAAAATCCGCTCTACATCGTAAGAAATCAAGAAATCAGCAGTATCAAAGGCTCTCCCTACCCCATAGGAGGTACACAGTATGGCCAAAAGCAGTTTGAGGAGCACACTCTACAGCTCCTGCCCGAAGATACATACTATATCGTTACGGATGGGTTTCAGGATCAGTTTGGAGGCGCCGAAAACCGTAAGTTTCTCAAAAGCAACTTCCGCAACCTGCTCTTGTCTATCAGCCAATTACCCATACCAGAACAACAAGCCGCCCTCAAACAGACTTTCGAACAATGGAAAGGCAGCCAAGAACAAACTGATGATGTATTGGTGATTGGGGTGAAAGTATAA